From the genome of Thauera chlorobenzoica:
ATGCCTACCCGCAGCGCGACGCGATTCGCCACGTCTTCCGCGTCGCCAGCGGGCTCGATTCGATGGTCATCGGCGAGCCGCAGATCCTGGGCCAGGTCAAGGATGCGGCGCGCTTCGCGGAACAGGCCGGCACTCTGGGGGTGCTGCTGCACAAGCTGTTCCAGAGCACGTTCGCGGTCGCCAAGGAAGTGCGCTCGACGACCGCGATCGGCGCCAATACGGTGTCGATGGCGGCGGCGGCGGTGCACCTGACCGAGCGTATCTTCGGCCGCGTCTCCGACCAGCACGTGCTGTTCATCGGTGCGGGCGAGATGATCGAGCTTTGTGCGGCGCACTTCGGCGGTGCCTGTCCGAAATCGATGACCGTCGCCAATCGCACCGAGGAGCGCGCCCAGGTCCTGGCTTCGCGCTTCGGCGCGCGCACCTTGCGCATCGACCAGATCGGCGAGGCGCTGGCGCGCTTCGACGTGGTCGTGTCCTGTACCGCCGCGCCCCTCCCGCTGGTCGGCCTGGGGATGGTCGAGCGTGCGGTGAAGGCACGCCGCCACCGGCCGATGGTGATGGTCGACCTGGCCGTGCCGCGCGACATCGAGCCCGAGATCGCCGAGCTCGACGACGTCTTCCTGTACACCGTGGACGATCTCGCGCAGGTCGTCGAGGCGGGTATGGAGTCGCGCCAGCAGGCGGTGGTCGAGGCCGAGCAGATCATCGACTCGCGGGTCGACGGCTTCCTGCACTGGATGGCGGCGCGCGGTAGTGTGCCGACCATCCGCGCGCTGCGCGAACACGCCGAAGCCCTGCGCCAGGCCGAGCTCGAGCGCGCCCTGCGCCTGCTGGCGAAAGGCGAGGAGCCGCAGCGCGTGCTCGACGCCCTGTCGCACGGCCTCACCAACAAGCTGATGCACGGCCCCACGCGCTTCCTGAACCAGGCCGACGAGACCGGCAAGGCCGAGGCCGGGCGGCTCGTCGAGCGGCTGTTCAACCTGCCGTCCCACGGCTAGGGCGCCACTCCGCCGATTCCTTACCGCCTGCGCCCGGCGCAGGCTCTCCGGGCTGACTCCATGAAGCAACGCATCCGCGACAAACTCGAACACCTCGTCCGCCGCCTGGACGAACTCGATCGCACGCTCGCGGCCGGGGATACGGCGAACGACATGAAGCGCTTCCGTGAACTGTCGTGCGAGCGTGCCGAGGTCGAGCCGGTGGTGGCGCTGTACCAGGCTTATGCGCAGGCGGAGGCCGACTGCGCGACGGCGCGCGAGCTGCTGGACGACGCCGAGATGCGCGAGCTCGGCGAGCAGGAGCTGGCCGCCGGCGAAACGCGCATCACTGAGCTGGAGGCCGCGCTGCAGCGCGCGCTGCTGCCGCGCGACCCGAACGACGAGCGCAACCTCTTCCTCGAGATCCGGGCCGGCACCGGTGGCGACGAGGCGGCGCTGTTCGCCGGCGACCTGCTGCGCATGTACAGCCGCTACGCCGAGCGTCAGCGCTGGAAGGTGGAGATCGTGGCGGCGAGCGAGTCCGACCTCGGCGGCTACAAGGAAGTGATCGCCCGCATCGCCGGCGCCGGTGCCTATTCGAAGCTGAAGTTCGAGTCCGGCGGCCACCGGGTCCAGCGCGTGCCGGTGACCGAGACCCAGGGCCGCATCCACACTTCGGCGTGCACGGTGGCGGTGCTGCCCGAGGCGGACGAAGTCGAGGCGGTGAACATCAACCCGGCGGAGCTGCGCATCGACACCTTCCGCGCTTCGGGCGCCGGCGGCCAGCACATCAACAAGACCGACTCGGCGGTGCGCATCACCCACCTTCCGAGCGGCCTCGTCGTCGAGTGTCAGGACGACCGTTCGCAGCACCGCAACAAGGCGCAGGCGCTGGCGGTGCTGGCCGCACGCCTGCACGATGCCGAAGTGCGCGCCCGGCAGAGCGCCGAAGCGGCGCAGCGCAAGAGCCTGGTCGGCAGCGGCGACCGCTCCGAGCGCATCCGCACCTACAACTTCCCCCAGGGCCGGGTCACCGATCATCGCATCAACCTGACCTTGTACAAGCTCGATGCGGTGATGCAGGGCGAACTCGACGAACTCGTCGATGCCCTGAGCTTGGAGCACCAGGCCGAGCTGCTGGCGGCGCTGGCGGAGGACGGTGCATGAGACACCCTTCATCCGGCCCCGGCCTGCCGGCGGTGCCCGACATCGCCGCGGCGCTGGCCTGGGCGCGCACCCACATTGAACTGATCGATGCCCGCGTGCTGCTGCGCCATGTGCTGCAGTGCACGGGGGCACGCCTGGTGGCCTATCCCGAGCAGCGCCTGGCCGACGCCGAGTGGGCGGCTTACCGCGCTCTGGTCGAGCGTCGCGCGGCGGGAGAGCCGGTGGCTTACCTGACCGGCACGCGCGAGTTTTACGGGCGGGAATTCCTCGTCACGCCCGCGGTGCTGATTCCGCGTCCCGAGACCGAACTGCTGGTCGAACTCGCCCTTGCCCATTGCGCGGCGCGGCGCGGCGTGCGCGTGCTCGACCTGGGGACGGGCAGCGGGGCACTGGCGGTGACGCTTGCGCTCGAACTCGATGCCCCCGACGTGGTGGCCGTCGACCGTTCGCGCGAGGCGCTCCAGGTGGCGATGGCCAATGCCGCGCGGCTCGGCGCCAGCGTCTGCCTGGTCCTCAGCGACTGGTTCGCGGCGCTGGGCGAGGAGCGCTTCGGGCTGATCGTCGCCAATCCGCCCTACGTTGCGGCGGGTGATCCGCACCTGGCGCAGGGTGATGTGCGCTTCGAGCCGGTGACGGCGCTCGCCGCCGGGCCGGCGGGGCTGGACGATCTGGCCGCGATCGTGGGCGCCGCGCCACGCTGGCTGGAGGCCGGTGGCTGGCTGTTCCTCGAGCATGGCTACGATCAGGCGGCGGCAGTGCGCAGCCTGCTGCTCGATGCCGGCTTTGCCGCGATCGCCTCGTGGAAGGATCTGGCCGGCCTCGAGCGCGTCTCGGGCGGGCGCTGGCCCGGGCGCAAATGAAAAACCGCCGCCTGTCCGCCGTGGGGCGGGCAGGTGGCGGTCTGGCGGCCGCTTTGTCGGGCTCAGCCGCGGCCGACTTCGACCTGGGTCTCGACCTTCTGGCGTAGGCGGATGTGCAGCTCGCGCAGCTGCTTGTCGTCGACGTCGCCCGGCGCATCGGTCAGCAGGCACTGGGCGCGCTGGGTCTTGGGGAAGGCGATGACGTCGCGGATCGACTCGGCGCCGGTCATCATGGTGACGATGCGGTCGAGGCCGAAGGCCAGGCCGCCGTGGGGCGGGGCGCCGTACTTGAGCGCATCGAGGAGGAAGCCGAACTTGGCCTGCTGCTCCTCGGGGCCGATGTTCAGTGCCTCGAACACGCGCGCCTGCACGTCGGCGCGGTGGATACGCACCGAGCCGCCGCCGATCTCCCAGCCGTTCAACGCGAGGTCGTAGGCCTTGGCGAGGCACTCGCCCGGGTTGGATTCGAGCAGGTCGATGTGCTCGTCCTTGGGGCTGGTGAAGGGGTGGTGGCAGGCGGTCCAGCGCTTGTCGTCCTCGTCGTACTCGAACATCGGGAAGTCGACTACCCACAGCGGGCGCCAGGCCTCGCCGGTGAGGCAACCAAACTGAGAACCCTTCTCGTGGCCGATTTTCAGACGCAGCGCGCCCATGGCGTCGTTGACCACCTTGGTCTTGTCGGCGCCGAAGAAGATCAGGTCGCCCGACTGCGCGCCGGTGCGCTCGAGGATGGTGGCGAGCGCCTTCTCGTGCAGGTTCTTGACGATCGGTGACTGCAGGCCCTGCTCGTTGGGCTGGCTGACGTCGTTGACCTTGATGTAGGC
Proteins encoded in this window:
- the hemA gene encoding glutamyl-tRNA reductase, giving the protein MQLYALGLNHHTAPLAIRERVAFQPEHLQQALHGLAHADSVREAAILSTCNRTELYFAAEQPQHAADWLAHFHRVSLNDVSPYLYAYPQRDAIRHVFRVASGLDSMVIGEPQILGQVKDAARFAEQAGTLGVLLHKLFQSTFAVAKEVRSTTAIGANTVSMAAAAVHLTERIFGRVSDQHVLFIGAGEMIELCAAHFGGACPKSMTVANRTEERAQVLASRFGARTLRIDQIGEALARFDVVVSCTAAPLPLVGLGMVERAVKARRHRPMVMVDLAVPRDIEPEIAELDDVFLYTVDDLAQVVEAGMESRQQAVVEAEQIIDSRVDGFLHWMAARGSVPTIRALREHAEALRQAELERALRLLAKGEEPQRVLDALSHGLTNKLMHGPTRFLNQADETGKAEAGRLVERLFNLPSHG
- the prfA gene encoding peptide chain release factor 1, with the protein product MKQRIRDKLEHLVRRLDELDRTLAAGDTANDMKRFRELSCERAEVEPVVALYQAYAQAEADCATARELLDDAEMRELGEQELAAGETRITELEAALQRALLPRDPNDERNLFLEIRAGTGGDEAALFAGDLLRMYSRYAERQRWKVEIVAASESDLGGYKEVIARIAGAGAYSKLKFESGGHRVQRVPVTETQGRIHTSACTVAVLPEADEVEAVNINPAELRIDTFRASGAGGQHINKTDSAVRITHLPSGLVVECQDDRSQHRNKAQALAVLAARLHDAEVRARQSAEAAQRKSLVGSGDRSERIRTYNFPQGRVTDHRINLTLYKLDAVMQGELDELVDALSLEHQAELLAALAEDGA
- the prmC gene encoding peptide chain release factor N(5)-glutamine methyltransferase; the encoded protein is MRHPSSGPGLPAVPDIAAALAWARTHIELIDARVLLRHVLQCTGARLVAYPEQRLADAEWAAYRALVERRAAGEPVAYLTGTREFYGREFLVTPAVLIPRPETELLVELALAHCAARRGVRVLDLGTGSGALAVTLALELDAPDVVAVDRSREALQVAMANAARLGASVCLVLSDWFAALGEERFGLIVANPPYVAAGDPHLAQGDVRFEPVTALAAGPAGLDDLAAIVGAAPRWLEAGGWLFLEHGYDQAAAVRSLLLDAGFAAIASWKDLAGLERVSGGRWPGRK